DNA from Streptomyces luteogriseus:
CAGCGCAGGTCGGCCGTCGTGCGGCACCCCGCGTCGGAGGAGCGCCTCTGGTTCAACCAGATCGCGTTCCTCAACGAGCTGACGATGGACCCGGCGGTCAGAGAGTACCTGCTCTCCCTCTACGGCCCGAACGCGCTACCCTTCACCACCCGGTACGGCGACGGCACGGCCATCCCGGAATCCGTGATCGAGACCATCAACGCCACGTACACGGCGGCCACCGCGCGCGAGCCGTGGCAGACCGGCGACGTGCTCGTCGTGGACAACCTGCGCATGGCGCACAGCCGCGAGGCCTACGAAGGCGAACGCGACGTCGTCGCACTCTTCGGCGACCCGACGCGCTTGCCCGGCCACGCGCGGCCTGCGACGACCGGCTGACACCCCAGGGACCCTCAGGGAGCTTCTCTATGCCCGAGCAGTACGCGACACCGTCGTTCTCCGTGATCTCCGGGGCCCAGGTGCAGCACATCCTCGACGGCCGGCACCGGGAGGTGGTCGACCTCATCGAGGCCGCCTACCGGTGGCACGGCGAAGGACAGACTGTGAACCCGCCCTCGTACTTCCTCCGCTTCCCCGACCGGCCGTCGTCCCGCATCATCGCCCTGCCCGCCTCGGTGGGCGGCGACGTCCCCACCGACGGCCTGAAGTGGATCTCCAGCTTCCCGGCGAACGTCGAGCGGGGCATCCCCCGGGCCTCCGCGGTCCTCATCCTCAACGACCACGACACCGGCTACCCGCTCGCCTGCCTGGAGAGCTCCATCATCAGCGCCGCGCGCACCGCGGCCTCCGCGGCGCTCGCCGCGGACCGGATCGCGGCGGCCCGCGGCGGCCGCCCCGCCCGGATCGGGTTTTTCGGCGCCGGCCTCATCGCCCGCTACGTCCACGCGTATCTGGCGGGCACGGGCTGGTCGTTCGACGAGATCGGCGTGCACGACCTCTCCCCGGAGCACGCCGCCGGGTTCGGGGACTATCTGCGCCGCGCCGGCGAGACCGGGCCGGTCACGATGCACGACGACGCCGAGTCGCTGATCCGCTCCTCGGACCTGGTGGTCTTCGCGACGGTGGCCGGGACACCGCACGTCACCGAACCCGACTGGTTCGCGCACAACCCGCTGGTGCTGCATCTGTCGCTGCGCGACCTGGCACCGGAGGTGGTGCTCGCGGCCACCAACATCGTCGACGACATCGACCACTGCCTCAAGGCCGACACCTCCCCGCACCTGGCCGAACAAGGCGTGGGCAACCGGGAGTTCATCGACGGAACGCTCCACGACGTCCTGACCGGCACACTGCGGCCGGGCACCGAACGACCCGTCGTATTCTCGCCGTTCGGCCTCGGGGTGCTCGACCTGGTGCTCGGCAGGCACATCTACGACACGATCGCGGCGGCCGGCGAACTGCACGTCGTCGACGGCTTCTTCCACGAGATGCGACGCTACGGCTGAGGCAGGGAGGCCACGTGCCGGTCATCTCGGCGCCCCAGGAGTTCTACCAGGACGACTTGTACGTCGATCTCGGTGCCGTACTCGGAATGCCCCTGTTCCTCAAGTGTGAGGGCTTCAACTTCACCGGATCCATCAAACAGAAGGCCGCCGTGGAGATGGTGGAGGCCGCCGAACGGGACGGCGTCATCGCGCCGGACTCCGTCCTGGTCGAGTCCTCGTCGGGAAACCTCGGCATCGCGCTCAGCGTGATCGCCGCTGCCAAAGGCCACCGCTTCGTCTGCGTCACCGACTCCCGCTGCAACCTGGCGGCCAAGCGCCTCATGACGGTGCTCGGCGCCACGGTGCACACCGTCACCGAACCAGACGACGAAGGCGGATTCCTCGCCGCCCGCATCCGTCACGTGCGCGGCCTGTGCGCGGCGGACGACCGGTACGTGTGGCTCAACCAGTATGAGAACGCGGCCAATTGGCGAGCGCACTACCGGCACACCGCGCCGGCCGTCGACCGCGCCTTCCCGGACCTCGACGTGCTGTTCGTCGGGGCGGGCACCACGGGCACGCTGATGGGGTGCGCGCGCTGGTACCGGGAACACCGCCCGGACGTACGCATCGTGGCCGTGGACAGCGTGGGATCCGTGGCGTTCGGGCATCCGCCGGGGCCGCGCATGATTCCCGGGCTCGGCTCCGGTGTCCGACCGCCCCTGCTGGACGAGGAGTTCGTCGACGAGGTGATCCTCGTGCCGGAGCGGGAGACGGTGCGGATGTGCCATCGCCTCGCCGGGGGCGGATTCGTCTTCGGCGGGTCCACCGGCACCGTGGTCAGCGGCGCCAGACAGTGGCTCGATGCGAAGCACAGGCGCACCGGACTCACCTGCGTGGCGATCTCACCGGACATGGGCGAGCGCTATCTCGACACCGTCTACCAGGAGAACTGGGTGGAAGGGATCTACGGCCGCGAGGCGCTGGGGGCCGGGCGGCCGGATCCGACCGTGCGTCAGATCAACCGGATCTGACTCCGTTCGTCCTCGCCCAGGGTGGCCGCGTAGCAGTACGAGGCGCGGCCCGTGGAGAGCAGCGGCGCGTTGCGCACGCCCGCCGCGTACGAGGAGTGGCAGGCCGCGAGGACTTCCGGACCCTCGATGTGCCGGTCCACCGATCTGGCGTACAGCTTGCCTGCTGACGCCGCGTCCTGCGGGGTCAGCTCCAGCAGTTCGACGCCGCCGGGGCCGAGCAGCCCCTGCACGGCCGTACCGACGCCCGACTGATGGGATTTCGTGCAGTATTCGTCCCAACAAGTGCGCATGGCACAGGAAACCGCAAATGTGACTGCGGGTATCACGAGGCGGAGTTCTCCGGCGCTCATGGCCGCTTTGACGGAGGACGCGGCCGATGAGTGGCCGACCGCGATCTCGTACAGGGCAAAGGAATCGGGTACTGCGCACCCATCTGATGTTCCCAGAAGGTCGTGCAGCTTCACTGATGCTCCCCTCGGTCTCAGGGCAGTTCGTGTGATGGAGGCTAAAGGATAGCTTCCGAAGGCCCCGGAGAAGACCCTCGATCGCACGTGAGAATCCAGGAATGACCACACGATATCGAAGTGATGAAAGCCCGTGATGGGGTGGGCTCCTCGGGCTTGTGAACACTGTCGAGCCAGCTGCGGGGCCGCGTTCTCCACGTCACCGGCCCCACTATCGAAATCGAGGTTGTGGTGTGACGAACCCCTTTGACGACACCGAGGGAAAGTTCCTCGTCCTCATGAACGAGGAGGAACAGTACTCGCTGTGGCCCAGTTTCATCGAGGTGCCCAAGGGCTGGCGGACCGTGCTTGACGAGACAGACCGGAACACCTGTGTCGACTTCATCGAGAAGAACTGGACGGATATGCGGCCCAAATCCCTCCGGGACGCAATGGACACGCACGCCTGAGGAAGGAAGCCGAGCCAGGGCGGGCCACCCGTGCGGTGGCGCCCGCCCTGGCTTGATTCTCTTTCCTCCCCCTTCCTTCCGTTCCTCCCTTTTCCGTCGTTCACAACTCATGGGGCAGGTAGCAGGTGTCTGACGCTCAAGCCACTCGTCGACCGTTGTCCGCCGCGCAGCACGGTGTCTGGTTCGCCCACCAGCAGGGGCTCACCGACCTGGACTTCAGCCTCGCGCAGTGCATCGACATCCGTGGCGCGGTCGACGCGGACCTCTTCAGGGCCGCCGTCGGCTCGGCCCTGACCGAGGCCGAGGCCCTGCGCGTCCGCTTCACCGAGGACGCCGACGGCGTGTGGCAGACACCCATGCCCGTCCCTCATGATGCCCTGACGTGCCACGACGTGTCGGCGGAGCCCGATCCTGCCGAGACCGCCCTGCGCTGGATGCGCGAGGACCGCGCCCGGTCCGTCGACCTGCTCGCCGACCGGCTCTACGACCTGGCCCTGTTCCGCCTCTCGCCTGACCGCCACCTCTGGTACACGCGTGCCCACCACGCCGTCATCGACGGCTACGGCGCCTCCTTGTTCACCCGCCGTGTCGCGCAGATCTACACCGCCCTCGCGGAACGACGTCCCTGCGGCGAACCGACGTTCGGGACCCTCGCCGGACTCGTCGAGGAGGACGAGGAGTACCGCTCCTCACCGGACTTCGCCGAGGACCGGGCGTACTGGGAAACCCAACTGGCCGACCGCCCCGCGCGGTTCAGCCTGTCGCGCCGCACCGCCACCTCGCGCGGTTCCTCCCTGCGCGCCACCATCCGCCTCGCCGCGGACCTGAACGACGACCTCGTCGCCGCCGCCCGCGCCGCCCGCACCCACTGGTCCGTGGTCCTCACGGCCGCCGTCGCGCTATACGCGCACCGCATGACGGGCGCCGACCACGTCACGCTCGGCTTCCCCGTCACCGCCCGCGTCACCCTCACTGCCCGCCGCACCCCCGGCATGACCGCGAACGTCGTGCCGCTCCGGCTCGTCGTCCGCGCGGATGACGACTTCGGGCAGCTCATCGGGCGCACCACCCAGGCAGTTAAGGAGGCGCTGCGCCACCAGCGGTACCGCCAAGAGGACCTCCAGCGCCACTTCGCGCCGTCCCCCGACCCCACCGGTTCCTTCGGGCCGCTGGTCAACATCATGGGCCTCCAGGACGGTCTCACTTTCGACGGGCACCCCGGCCAGCTTCTCAACCTCGGCAACGGCCCCCTCGACGACCTGGCCTTCGACATCTACGGCACGGCACGCGGCGAACAGCTCGTCATCCACCTCGACGGCAACGAGACCCTGTACACCACCGACGAACTCACCTGGCACCTCGCCCGGTTCGAGCACACCCTGGCCGCGGCCCTGGCCGAGCCGGCCCGCGCCGTCGGCGAGCTGGACGTGGTGCCAGCCCAGGAACGGAAGCTGCTCCTCGACGCCTGGAACGCCACGGCCGCGCAGGAGTGGACCGCGGCGCCGGCGGAGCGGATAACCGAGCTGGCGCAGCGCACCCCGGACGCGCCCGCGGTGCTCGCGCAGGACGCTGTCCTCTC
Protein-coding regions in this window:
- a CDS encoding MbtH family protein; this translates as MTNPFDDTEGKFLVLMNEEEQYSLWPSFIEVPKGWRTVLDETDRNTCVDFIEKNWTDMRPKSLRDAMDTHA
- the sbnA gene encoding 2,3-diaminopropionate biosynthesis protein SbnA; protein product: MPVISAPQEFYQDDLYVDLGAVLGMPLFLKCEGFNFTGSIKQKAAVEMVEAAERDGVIAPDSVLVESSSGNLGIALSVIAAAKGHRFVCVTDSRCNLAAKRLMTVLGATVHTVTEPDDEGGFLAARIRHVRGLCAADDRYVWLNQYENAANWRAHYRHTAPAVDRAFPDLDVLFVGAGTTGTLMGCARWYREHRPDVRIVAVDSVGSVAFGHPPGPRMIPGLGSGVRPPLLDEEFVDEVILVPERETVRMCHRLAGGGFVFGGSTGTVVSGARQWLDAKHRRTGLTCVAISPDMGERYLDTVYQENWVEGIYGREALGAGRPDPTVRQINRI
- the sbnB gene encoding 2,3-diaminopropionate biosynthesis protein SbnB, with protein sequence MPEQYATPSFSVISGAQVQHILDGRHREVVDLIEAAYRWHGEGQTVNPPSYFLRFPDRPSSRIIALPASVGGDVPTDGLKWISSFPANVERGIPRASAVLILNDHDTGYPLACLESSIISAARTAASAALAADRIAAARGGRPARIGFFGAGLIARYVHAYLAGTGWSFDEIGVHDLSPEHAAGFGDYLRRAGETGPVTMHDDAESLIRSSDLVVFATVAGTPHVTEPDWFAHNPLVLHLSLRDLAPEVVLAATNIVDDIDHCLKADTSPHLAEQGVGNREFIDGTLHDVLTGTLRPGTERPVVFSPFGLGVLDLVLGRHIYDTIAAAGELHVVDGFFHEMRRYG